A genome region from Zestosphaera sp. includes the following:
- a CDS encoding ABC transporter substrate-binding protein: MTHVAISRIYIVVIALAIIVIAGVIAYYVVSPPGVPTTTPTTSPTTPPPPKMIIYASLSEMTTADPSTEFSNSVMWLPLVYEPLLWYNPITDEFIPALATNYSSSEDGLVWTFTIRRGAVFHDGTPVTSHAVKSSIERTIALGQGAAFIWDPVESIETPDNYTVVFRLKYPAALDKIAATAYAAYIFSPKVVEYAGASNLTDPKVADWFNSGNEAGSGPYKMIKWDPENEVVFEKFTDWWGWKLPDYPMKSDNAPDVFKIRIIKDAVTQETLLLSGGIDIAMYVPLENIEQHQKNPNLQVVFKPSFQNLIMLINVKKPPLDNVLVRRAIAHAVPYEDIVTVARSGLARVASGPVPYGMWGHFDNLTFKYNLSLARELLTQAGYPSGIDRKLILTYTAGDIYEARTAELIKASLAQIGIEVEIRPLSWEEQWALAQRGWEDPNVAQDFLVFYWWPDVVSPFTYLYNMFHNASKIFNLCYYENPEFNALIEEAVTLEGVDEARALQLYYKAQKILYDDVPAVPLWDMIDLRIARAGIRNLDKAINPAYPTVVFAQVLDVGS; this comes from the coding sequence GTGACTCACGTGGCAATCAGCAGAATTTATATTGTTGTGATTGCTTTAGCTATTATAGTTATAGCGGGTGTTATAGCATACTACGTAGTGAGCCCTCCCGGAGTACCCACTACAACACCTACTACTTCCCCTACCACCCCTCCTCCACCAAAGATGATCATTTATGCGTCACTTTCAGAAATGACTACGGCTGACCCGAGCACGGAATTCTCTAACTCTGTAATGTGGTTGCCCCTAGTGTATGAGCCGCTTCTTTGGTATAACCCTATTACAGACGAGTTCATCCCAGCGCTAGCCACGAACTATAGTAGTAGTGAGGACGGTCTCGTCTGGACCTTCACTATAAGGCGTGGTGCAGTATTTCATGACGGAACTCCTGTCACGTCTCACGCGGTTAAGTCATCTATAGAGAGGACTATAGCGTTAGGTCAGGGGGCGGCGTTTATTTGGGACCCTGTTGAGAGTATTGAGACTCCTGACAACTACACTGTCGTCTTCCGCCTTAAGTACCCTGCAGCACTAGACAAAATAGCTGCTACCGCCTACGCGGCTTACATCTTCAGCCCCAAAGTTGTTGAGTATGCTGGGGCTTCAAACCTAACAGACCCTAAAGTAGCTGACTGGTTTAACAGCGGTAACGAAGCTGGTTCAGGACCCTACAAAATGATTAAGTGGGACCCAGAAAATGAGGTAGTGTTTGAGAAATTTACAGATTGGTGGGGCTGGAAACTACCTGACTACCCCATGAAGTCTGATAACGCGCCAGACGTCTTCAAGATAAGAATTATTAAAGACGCAGTAACTCAGGAGACCTTACTCCTCTCGGGAGGCATAGACATAGCAATGTACGTACCTCTAGAAAACATAGAACAACATCAGAAGAATCCTAACCTGCAAGTAGTCTTTAAGCCGAGCTTCCAGAATCTCATAATGTTAATAAACGTGAAGAAACCCCCGCTCGATAACGTTCTTGTCAGGAGAGCTATAGCTCACGCAGTACCTTATGAAGACATAGTTACTGTGGCTAGGAGCGGATTAGCTAGAGTTGCTAGCGGGCCAGTCCCCTACGGTATGTGGGGTCACTTCGATAACTTGACTTTCAAGTATAACTTAAGCCTAGCCAGAGAATTACTGACTCAGGCGGGCTACCCCAGCGGAATCGACAGGAAACTCATACTCACCTACACGGCGGGAGACATATATGAGGCTAGAACAGCTGAGTTGATTAAGGCTTCCTTAGCTCAGATAGGGATAGAAGTCGAGATAAGACCTCTTAGCTGGGAAGAGCAGTGGGCTCTAGCTCAGAGAGGTTGGGAAGACCCTAACGTAGCTCAAGACTTCTTAGTATTCTACTGGTGGCCTGACGTAGTATCGCCGTTCACGTACTTATACAACATGTTCCATAACGCCAGCAAAATATTCAATTTGTGCTACTATGAGAACCCAGAATTTAACGCGCTAATAGAAGAAGCCGTCACGTTAGAGGGAGTTGATGAAGCTAGAGCTCTGCAACTGTATTACAAGGCACAAAAGATACTCTACGATGACGTGCCTGCAGTCCCGTTATGGGATATGATAGACTTAAGGATAGCTAGAGCAGGTATAAGAAACCTAGATAAAGCTATTAATCCCGCATACCCGACGGTAGTGTTTGCTCAAGTACTTGATGTGGGGAGCTAA
- a CDS encoding DUF917 domain-containing protein: MWLIKDLEEAKKLVLGSTILGTGGGGDPREGLMHLKRALEEVGSVKIVGLEELPEDSLIIVPYYVGSIAPGLKSRKPVKISDPMLKALETLEGVLGIKANAVVASEMGGDNTPIALSIGARLNLPAVDGDLLGRAAPELHQCSVHIFGVPMYPSAIVSETGDVVVVKEYADIDDYESIARYMSVLSGKFVAVVDTPLTKKVAEKVVIRNTLTLAYKLGEAVLDARARGVNPVERVAEVLDGWVVFRGVVEKYEWRDERGFLRGEAVIKGTDRFAGLTLRSWIMNEHIMVWVNNKPLVMPPDLFTLLSDDGEPITNTDLREGMLVNGVAAKAPEVWRTPEGLKYFGPRHFGFDYDYVPVEELVKEMFSK, encoded by the coding sequence ATGTGGTTAATTAAAGATTTAGAAGAAGCTAAGAAGTTAGTTCTCGGTTCAACAATTCTGGGTACTGGAGGTGGTGGAGACCCTAGGGAGGGCTTGATGCACCTTAAGAGAGCTCTAGAAGAAGTTGGTAGTGTCAAGATTGTAGGTCTAGAAGAACTCCCTGAAGACTCGCTGATTATAGTACCTTATTATGTTGGCTCAATAGCTCCTGGGCTTAAGAGTAGGAAGCCCGTGAAGATATCTGACCCTATGTTAAAAGCTCTTGAAACGCTTGAGGGTGTGTTGGGGATTAAAGCGAATGCTGTAGTAGCTTCTGAGATGGGAGGGGATAACACGCCTATCGCGCTGAGTATAGGAGCTAGACTTAACCTGCCAGCAGTCGACGGCGACTTGCTGGGTAGGGCTGCTCCCGAGTTACACCAGTGTTCTGTCCACATATTTGGAGTGCCCATGTATCCTTCAGCTATAGTTTCTGAGACAGGTGACGTGGTAGTTGTTAAAGAGTACGCTGACATAGACGATTACGAGTCTATAGCTCGGTACATGTCTGTGTTAAGCGGTAAGTTCGTGGCAGTCGTTGACACGCCGCTAACTAAGAAAGTTGCTGAGAAAGTAGTTATTAGGAATACGCTGACTCTAGCTTATAAGCTGGGTGAGGCGGTGCTGGACGCTAGGGCTAGGGGAGTAAACCCTGTAGAGAGAGTTGCTGAAGTTCTTGATGGTTGGGTAGTCTTTAGAGGAGTTGTTGAGAAGTATGAGTGGCGGGATGAGAGAGGCTTCTTAAGAGGTGAAGCAGTGATTAAGGGCACTGACAGATTCGCTGGATTGACTCTGAGGTCTTGGATAATGAATGAACACATAATGGTCTGGGTGAATAACAAGCCGTTAGTAATGCCGCCAGACCTATTTACTTTATTGAGCGATGATGGAGAACCGATAACTAACACTGACTTAAGAGAGGGGATGTTAGTTAATGGAGTAGCGGCTAAAGCACCCGAGGTTTGGAGAACGCCTGAGGGTCTTAAGTATTTCGGTCCTAGACATTTTGGTTTCGATTATGATTACGTGCCTGTCGAGGAGCTTGTTAAGGAGATGTTCAGTAAATGA
- a CDS encoding aspartate/glutamate racemase family protein yields the protein MRILVVNPVGHDKWDSSDKKIYESYASEETKIDVVSLPRGPASVESAEAYAQVEPLVIELVREIHGGYDAVIVNCFLDPGVAKLRELLGKVVVGPCEASLSLARNLSKKVSIITVGGDAETLNIIRERVKSLGFEAFIISLRGIPLRVLDLDRDREATMRFLVDEARKAVSEGAEVLVLGCTGLAGMAREVSDEVGVPVIDPVWAALKVAELLTSLVGDA from the coding sequence ATGAGGATATTAGTTGTTAATCCGGTAGGGCATGATAAGTGGGATTCTTCAGATAAGAAGATTTACGAGAGTTACGCTTCAGAAGAGACAAAGATAGACGTAGTATCGCTTCCTAGGGGGCCTGCTTCTGTCGAGTCTGCCGAGGCTTATGCTCAGGTAGAGCCCTTAGTAATTGAGTTAGTTAGAGAAATTCATGGAGGTTATGATGCGGTGATAGTGAATTGTTTTTTAGATCCTGGAGTAGCAAAGTTAAGAGAGCTTCTAGGGAAGGTCGTAGTAGGTCCTTGTGAGGCTTCTTTATCACTAGCTAGGAATCTTAGCAAGAAAGTTTCTATAATCACTGTCGGTGGCGATGCCGAGACACTAAACATTATTAGAGAAAGAGTTAAGTCTCTAGGATTTGAAGCGTTTATTATTAGCTTGAGGGGGATTCCATTGAGGGTTCTCGACCTAGACAGGGATAGGGAGGCAACTATGCGCTTCCTAGTCGATGAGGCTAGGAAAGCAGTCTCTGAGGGAGCTGAAGTCTTGGTGTTGGGATGTACGGGCCTAGCAGGCATGGCTAGAGAAGTTAGTGATGAGGTAGGGGTGCCGGTCATAGACCCGGTTTGGGCGGCTCTGAAAGTAGCTGAATTACTCACATCGCTCGTGGGTGATGCGTGA